tcataaaagtaaaatgaataTACTATGAGTaatgtttccaaaatatgttagTTAGAAAGCAAAATTATGCAAGAAAAAAAGCAACTATAGCATCTAAATCCACAACTAATATTTGATGAACTTATATCTTTAGATTATTTTACATTTAAAGGCCCATATCCACTGTAATATCGACTTCGAGAAGAAATATATCACTTTGGGGctatattttctaatttttgtgTGCCATTCGAACAATTATGAAATTATAGAAAGATAATGATATAGATTTTATCAATATGTATGACATCGGAATAATTAAATTAGATATATATggataaaagtaaaatgaaccTAACCATGAGTAATGTTTTAAAAAACTACTCCTTCATTATAACATTAGAATAAGTCAAAATAACATTATTGGATTGTAGTGTTCGTATTTTTCATATCTTCTGCGAATATAATGGAAAAGACAAGTAAAAATGATAGATTTTAATCAatcaataaatcatttttcaatttttagttaaaaaagTAATAGCAACTAAAACATTACAATCCGGTAAAAAGAATTATTACAATTATATGCACGCATAATCTCTACCCTTCAACGCTCTCTTTCTCTACTCACTCATTTAATTCCTTTATCTCCTAATTTTTAACTAAGTAAAGAAATATCAATAATAAGAAATCTAAATGATTATAATTCTTAAATTAAATCATAATTTtaacttatttgaatttttgttttatttacaattaaataaaatgtttaagatccatattacccatatttcactttataaaaaatgaaaatatgtcATTTAAGCATAGACATCGTTCCTTTGCATGGTAaccaaatagaaaaaacatgGACCATAATACAAAATGAAAATAAGTATTATATTACCGTAAATCACTGGACATCCTCTGAGCACACTCAAGGCGTCGCGTGTTACaccttaaataaaaataaaactttacaaattggAAGAAAAACCATCTTAGCATCAGTTTCCACTTAAATAGGTagatccattattttcaaccaataGATAATCTTTTAAGAAAATCTTAAGCAACCATGTGTTACGtcttaaaaattagaaaaaataacataaaatgtgagaaaaaatatatcatcggtttcacttaaatcatttagataaaatagaaaaaaaataccccTCCACTTCACCATCCCCCCACACATACGCACAACACGGTACTATTCGCCCAATCCTTTCTCGTCTTGAGCTCTCCACTCTACCCCTTCCTGTTTATATAgccggaaataataaaaaattttaaaacttgcaTAAATTTCAAGCTACACATTCGATTTCTAATCTAGATATTGttgtatttataattaaaaGATTGATTTAAAGATCCATAAAGCCTATATTTTGAGCtggtataaaatataaaataaagcaaGTAATAGAAAATGACAATAGAGACTAAATTAAACTATTTAGAGAAAACATAATAGTTAGTAAAAAATTGGTTCTCACATTTCACTAAAATTGGACCAACCCATTGCATGTTCCTTTTTCGTAACAATTTTAAAATGCTTAGACATTAATGTCCTTACATCTATCCTATATCATAGCATTATGAGTTTCTTCACATATTATTACACATACAAACCGCACTAAGGTTCGCACTATATAGTTCATTgaaaagttatatttgttactattaaatttaaaattttggattcaTATTAACTaggtattttcttttgaaaatatagTACATATAACACAAATCGCAATGAAGCGAGGTATATGACATGTctttattaatttatatataagtatGTAAAAACTTGCATCAACTTAAACCAACTAGAAGGAGAACTACTTGATGCTACAAATAAATCATATTTATTAACAATAATAGTTCTttagaatttgttaaaaaaagcgAGTAAACATTCTATTAAAAAGGGACAAAACACCTTACTTCTAATTTATACTTGATTTATTAGACACATTTTCCAAACAAACTAAATCGAACTTCATTCTATATAATAAAACGATCATAgataattatttatatagatgtattaaatattatatattttaaaacctAACAAATATCTTGGAATAATTATCAAAGCAAAATGCCAATGAACAGCGGAGGCCTCATCTGAtgtgtcttattaaaaaatagtactTTTAAATATGGGAGGTGTCAGTCTATTGATTTATATATATTCAAACGCAATATACAATACATGCCCGCGCGTGAATGggcgggctacctttctagttgtACTAAATCTAGTCCACAGTTATTGACGCCATATCCCATTGGCTAAGTATAAAGTCAAActagcagccgcggtaattaaAATAGTCACAAACAGATCTCAGCTTACCGCGGTATATGTTTCAAGAACACGTTACTCAAAGACAAAACTTCCATTCCCCAACTCCAAGCAACAAGCACACCCGTGCCATGGCCGCCTCAGccaaccgcgccgccgtcaacggcgccgccggcagcggcgagccTGAGGCGAGCCGCGACCATGTCATCATCTTCCCGTTCATGGCGAAAGGCCACACGCTCCCTCTGCTTCACTTCGCCGCGGCGCTGTCGGTCCACCACAAGAGCCTCCGCGTCACCCTGGTCACCACCCCGGCGAACCTCgccttcgcccgccgccgcctgccggggTCGGTGCACCTCGTCGTGCTCCCGTTCCCGTCGCtgcagccgccgctgctgccggccGGCGTCGAGTCGACGGACGCGCTCCCTTCCATGTCCCTCTACCCGGCGTTCCTGCGTGCCACGGCGCTGCTGCGTGAGCCCTTCGCGGAGTTCATGGCGTCGCtgtcctcctccccgccgctcgTGGTCGTCTCCGACTTCTTCCTCGGGTTCACGCACGGCGTTGCGTCGGACGCCGGCGTCCGCCGCGTCGTGTTCCACGGCATGTCCTGTTTCTCCATGGCCATATGCAAGTCGCTCGTCGTGAGCCcgcacgtcggcggcggcgccgcccccttTCACGTCTCCCGCATGCCGGAACATGTCACGATCACGCCGGAGGAGATCCCGCCTACGGTGGCGAGCTTCGCCGACCCCGACAACCCGATTGCCCGGTTCATGATCGAGAACGTCGAATCGACGGACGTCCGCAGCTGGGGCGTCCTCGTCAACAGCTTCGCCGCGGTGGACGGCGACTACGTGGCCTCCTTCGAATCGTTCTACCAGCCGGGAGCCCGCGCCTGGCTGGTGGGCCCGCTCTTCCTCGCCTCCGGCGACACGCCGGAGCGGGACGAGGAGAACGACGACCCCGAGGGCTGCCTCGCGTGGCTCGACGAGAGGGCATCGCGGCCGGGGTCGGTGGTGTACGTGTCGTTCGGCACGCAGGCGCACGTCGCCGACGAGCAGCTCGACGAGCTGGCGCGAGGGCTGGTGCGGTCCGGCCACCCTTTCCTGTGGGCGGTGCGGTCGAACAcctggtcgccgccggtggaCGTGGGGCCCGACCAGGGGCGCGTCGTCAGGGGGTGGGTCCCGCAGCGCGGCGTGCTGGCCCACGAGGCGGTGGGAGGGTTCGTGAGccactgcgggtggaactcggTCATGGAGAGCCTCGCCGCCGGGAAGCCCGTGCTGGCGTGGCCGATGATGGCCGAGCAGGCGCTGAACGCAAGGCACGTCGTggacgtcgtcggcgccggcgtcaaggtggacgccgccgtcggctccgtcgccgtcgtcgggagcgcggaggtggaggagaaggtcaggagggtgatggacgccggcggcgaggaagggcgGAGGATGCGGACGCAGGCCGCGTGGGCTCAGcgcgcggcgaggtcggcggtgagcgacggcggcacgtCACGCGTGGCGTTGCAGAAACTGATTGGAGACCTGCAGGAAAGCTACTAGTATGTCGTCACCGCAGCAGAATGAGGTGAGAAGAAATTGTTACAAAAATTGAGTTTGACCATACCGCCGGACAGCAGTATACACATCATGGTTTGACTAGGAACCTTATTTATTGTTGCTTCAGTATATGTGTTGCTTTGACTCTATTCTAAACTTGTTTTTATCAATAATTTATTTGAGATTGCTCCAGATGTTTCTAAAATTCTTCTAGTTATCCTCGCAACATTTCTCAACTAAAATTACTTGGACTAGTGTATATGAGAAGATATTGTCGCAATATGGAGTTTGTTCCAATGAAACTTATTTGTAATATATGTGTTTACTTTTTGGAATATTTAGCATATCTTATTTTTGGGTGTATATACTTTAAGTAACAATTATTTTTATCTTATAGATGTATTTATGGATTTTTAGATATATTAATGGAtgatatttcttaaaaaaatatggctAATAGAATTGTTTAATCTAATTAAAGATAAAATTCTATGTACTTGTCTCTTTTCATATGCTTTCTTATTTTCATTGAAAATGAATTCTACTTGAAATAAGAGCGCAGTTATATGCGTAGTGTATTTTTAATTAGTATGTATAGAGTATTTTGAAATGTTTAAGTGTCGTAGACTAACGTATACTTGTGTTAGGGCAATTCTTTAAAGTTTTGTTTTATTGCATGACTTCTCATATATAAGTTTTGTATTATTTGTGTTTCCTAATTAACCAAAGTTAGTACTCCACATACAactgggtgtgtttagtttcatgccaaaatttaaagtttgattGAATTTGGGACGAtttgacagaaaagttggaagtttgtgtgtaaaaAAGTTCGACGTGATGTTTTATTTTTGGGGGAGGGGGGTTCAAGGTTTGGAACTAAACCGGGGCACTGTCAATCTTTCCGCTGTCTGCCACGTTCATCGGCATCAATGCTTGAGCTGACCAACCCAATGGCTGCTGGCTTGGGGAGACAAGAGGAATATGAAGATTCAGTTTTACATGTgggatattaattattttctaatatattttgctgacttagagcaaatttaatagtacagtctactactagctctaattcatctatagccg
The Oryza sativa Japonica Group chromosome 6, ASM3414082v1 DNA segment above includes these coding regions:
- the LOC4341415 gene encoding UDP-glycosyltransferase 73B5 produces the protein MFQEHVTQRQNFHSPTPSNKHTRAMAASANRAAVNGAAGSGEPEASRDHVIIFPFMAKGHTLPLLHFAAALSVHHKSLRVTLVTTPANLAFARRRLPGSVHLVVLPFPSLQPPLLPAGVESTDALPSMSLYPAFLRATALLREPFAEFMASLSSSPPLVVVSDFFLGFTHGVASDAGVRRVVFHGMSCFSMAICKSLVVSPHVGGGAAPFHVSRMPEHVTITPEEIPPTVASFADPDNPIARFMIENVESTDVRSWGVLVNSFAAVDGDYVASFESFYQPGARAWLVGPLFLASGDTPERDEENDDPEGCLAWLDERASRPGSVVYVSFGTQAHVADEQLDELARGLVRSGHPFLWAVRSNTWSPPVDVGPDQGRVVRGWVPQRGVLAHEAVGGFVSHCGWNSVMESLAAGKPVLAWPMMAEQALNARHVVDVVGAGVKVDAAVGSVAVVGSAEVEEKVRRVMDAGGEEGRRMRTQAAWAQRAARSAVSDGGTSRVALQKLIGDLQESY